In one Staphylococcus lutrae genomic region, the following are encoded:
- a CDS encoding lectin-like domain-containing protein, whose protein sequence is MSKKDRELNDRLEKEKKQQRYQAGKLIKSGLKEMKLLNMMGWSGFSHTTSKVDEDKNKKHFVKRNVIKFTTITGGAFTVNMFQNHQAMAASSELPMTSELSAQSETVANQNSTKLTQTSAQGNSATSSQMSVNANSQQNATTQSQLATTDSASTKSEVNSTSNKSETSTSSNTQQSTMNSQNMTTPTTSSDTHQSTVNVPKDSQTTPLQKSTASQSSTNQTSGQALTNQNPSVQNNKTSSPLNITQPLAYAAPANLVATTTAIDSSQQQPTSKLRTFSRLAVNNLAAQPYAALAPSSGQAVVNKDNFLDYFTMSGSATYDKTKGIVTLTPDATSQKGAISLGTIINTNISFNFVGKINLGTRYEGYSPDGVTGGDGIGMAFSPGTLGQVGKAGAALGIGGLNNAFGFKLDTYHNTSQPTSTASANADPASVGGGGAFGAFVTTNSSGVATTYTDSTTTATAAKLKVQPNGTFQDFVIDYNGDTKVMTITYAGQTWTRNISDWIKASNTTDFSLSMTASTGGARNLQQVQIGSFTYTQSAVAQVHYIDSDTGVEIIPPKKLAGDVDSIASVDNQQSTLSSKGYQFVRVDSTYAPAYNATNNTIKMTNAVQDVAIYYKDVTAPTLNVANQTKELNSPITPIAVNSTDNGTGTVTNTVTGLPTGLTYDATTKMITGTPKQLGNYTVSVKAVDQAGNTSTTTFNINVVDTTSPVITVNNQTNQVFSSINNVVISTTDNSGATTDTVTGLPPGLTYNPATKTVSGTPTTIGSYTVTVVSKDASNNTVSKTFTWTIERNSMSDSLSNSASVSTVNSQSVSNSQSLSNQTSQSLSTVKSASTSTSLSESTSASLSRSTSILNSQSTSDSLSQSTSLSMSTSLSVSASGSTSSSLSQSTSTSLSDSTSASESTSKSDSLSKSTSLSESTSKSTSMSDSTSNSLSVSTSTSLSDSTSKSTSLSASTSESTSTSDSTSSSLSQSTSTSLSDSTSVSESTSKSDSLSKSTSLSVSTNESTSTSDSTSSSLSQSTSTSLSDSTSESESKSTSQSTSDSLSTSTSLSMSTSESTSTSDSTSSSLSKSTSTSLSDSTSESESVSTSQSTSDSLSTSTSLSMSTSESTSTSDSTSSSLSRSTSTSLSDSTSESESKSTSQSTSDSLSTSTSLSMSTSESTSTSDSTSSSLSRSTSTSLSDSTSKSESVSTSQSTSDSLSTSTSLSASTSESTSTSDSTSSSLSKSTSTSLSDSTSESESKSTSQSTSDSLSTSTSLSMSTSESTSTSDSTSSSLSVSTSTSLSDSTSKSDSTSTSDSLSTSTSLSVSTSESTSTSDSTSSSLSVSASTSLSDSTSESESVSISQSTSDSLSTSTSLSASTSESTSTSDSMSSSLSQSTSDSLSTSTSDSTSSSLSTSTSTSLSDSTSESDSVSTSQSMSDSLSTSTSLSASTSESTSTSDSTSSSLSVSASTSLSDSTSESESVSISQSTSDSLSTSTSLSASTSKSTSTSDSTSSSLSTSTSTSLSDSTSESDSVSTSQSMSDSLSTSTSLSASTSESASTSDSASSSLSTSTSDSTSSSLSTSTSTSLSDSTSESESKSTSQSTSDLLSTSTSLSASTSESASTSDSASSSLSTSISTSLSDSTSESESKSTSQSTSDSLSTSTSLSTSTSESTSTSDSTSSSLSTSTSTSLSDSTSESDSVSTSQSTSDSLSISTSLSDSTSESTSTSGSTSSSLSDSTSTSLSKSTSESTSTSDSISSSLSDSTSTSTSDSTSSSLSTSTSTSLSDSTSDSLSTSTSTSLRGSTSDSLSTSTSLSTSTSESTSTSGSTSSSLSVSTSMSIDSIAQVSSKSDATESLPDTGVKAPTRSFVSGVMAMMLGLFLFKKLKKDKQVRDRNNEDQ, encoded by the coding sequence ATGTCAAAAAAAGATAGAGAATTAAATGATCGTCTAGAAAAAGAGAAAAAGCAGCAACGGTATCAAGCTGGGAAGTTGATTAAATCTGGATTAAAAGAAATGAAACTATTAAATATGATGGGATGGTCCGGTTTTTCCCACACAACAAGCAAGGTGGACGAAGATAAAAATAAAAAGCATTTTGTGAAAAGAAATGTGATTAAATTCACGACCATTACTGGTGGGGCGTTCACAGTCAATATGTTTCAAAACCATCAGGCCATGGCTGCTTCCTCAGAGTTGCCGATGACATCAGAACTCTCCGCACAAAGTGAAACGGTCGCAAACCAAAATTCAACGAAACTTACGCAAACGAGTGCGCAAGGAAACAGTGCCACATCGAGTCAAATGAGCGTTAATGCAAACAGTCAACAGAATGCCACAACACAAAGTCAACTTGCAACGACAGACAGTGCGTCAACAAAAAGCGAGGTCAACTCAACCAGTAATAAAAGCGAAACGTCAACCTCTTCCAACACACAACAGTCAACAATGAATAGTCAAAACATGACAACACCTACAACTTCAAGTGATACACATCAAAGTACAGTAAATGTTCCCAAAGATTCTCAAACCACGCCCCTTCAAAAATCAACCGCGAGTCAGTCATCAACAAATCAAACCAGTGGTCAAGCACTAACGAATCAAAACCCCAGTGTTCAGAATAACAAGACGTCATCTCCATTGAATATCACGCAACCGTTAGCCTATGCCGCCCCCGCGAATCTTGTCGCGACAACGACTGCGATTGATTCAAGTCAGCAACAACCGACATCGAAACTTAGAACTTTCAGTCGTTTAGCCGTTAATAATTTAGCAGCACAACCTTATGCCGCGTTAGCACCGTCATCAGGTCAAGCCGTTGTAAATAAGGACAATTTTTTAGATTATTTCACCATGAGTGGCTCGGCGACTTATGACAAAACGAAAGGGATTGTCACACTGACGCCAGACGCAACCAGTCAAAAGGGTGCGATTTCACTGGGGACGATTATTAATACAAATATAAGTTTCAATTTTGTCGGAAAAATTAATTTAGGTACGCGTTATGAAGGCTATAGCCCAGATGGAGTAACAGGAGGAGACGGAATCGGAATGGCGTTTTCTCCGGGCACTTTGGGACAGGTCGGTAAGGCAGGTGCGGCCCTCGGTATAGGGGGATTGAACAACGCTTTTGGTTTTAAATTAGATACGTATCATAACACGTCTCAACCTACTTCAACCGCAAGTGCCAATGCCGATCCTGCAAGTGTCGGCGGTGGAGGGGCTTTTGGTGCCTTTGTAACAACCAATTCGAGTGGTGTGGCAACGACTTATACCGATAGCACCACGACAGCAACTGCCGCAAAGTTAAAAGTACAGCCGAACGGGACATTTCAAGATTTCGTCATTGATTATAATGGTGATACAAAAGTGATGACTATCACTTATGCAGGTCAAACGTGGACGAGAAATATTTCGGATTGGATTAAGGCGAGTAATACGACTGACTTTTCGTTATCGATGACGGCATCCACAGGTGGCGCAAGAAACTTGCAACAAGTTCAAATCGGCTCGTTTACGTATACCCAGTCAGCCGTCGCGCAAGTCCACTATATCGATAGCGATACAGGTGTTGAGATTATACCGCCTAAGAAGCTTGCTGGTGATGTGGATAGTATCGCATCTGTAGATAATCAACAAAGCACGCTCTCATCAAAAGGATATCAATTTGTAAGGGTAGATAGTACGTATGCACCAGCATATAATGCGACCAATAATACAATCAAAATGACGAATGCCGTTCAAGATGTTGCCATTTATTATAAGGACGTTACAGCGCCTACATTAAATGTAGCGAATCAGACTAAAGAACTGAACAGTCCGATCACCCCTATTGCAGTGAACAGTACCGATAATGGGACAGGTACAGTGACGAACACCGTGACGGGATTGCCAACAGGTTTGACCTATGATGCGACAACGAAAATGATTACAGGAACGCCAAAACAACTTGGTAACTATACGGTATCGGTCAAAGCTGTAGACCAAGCAGGGAATACGTCAACAACCACATTTAACATTAATGTGGTGGATACGACGAGCCCAGTTATTACAGTCAATAACCAAACGAATCAAGTGTTTTCCTCCATAAATAACGTCGTCATCAGCACTACGGATAATAGTGGAGCGACCACAGATACAGTGACAGGCTTGCCACCGGGACTCACGTATAACCCTGCTACAAAAACAGTAAGTGGTACGCCAACGACAATAGGGAGTTATACCGTGACGGTTGTGTCAAAAGACGCAAGTAATAACACTGTGTCTAAGACGTTTACATGGACAATTGAAAGAAATAGTATGAGTGATTCACTTTCAAACTCAGCCAGTGTATCAACAGTGAATAGTCAAAGTGTTTCTAATAGTCAATCTTTATCGAATCAAACCAGCCAATCCCTTTCTACAGTGAAGAGTGCATCGACAAGCACGTCATTGAGTGAATCGACAAGTGCATCATTAAGTCGCTCAACAAGTATATTGAACAGTCAATCAACGAGTGATTCGTTGAGTCAATCAACTTCGTTGAGCATGTCGACAAGCTTAAGTGTATCAGCATCAGGAAGTACAAGCAGTTCTTTGAGCCAATCGACAAGCACATCATTAAGCGATTCAACGAGTGCATCTGAAAGTACATCGAAGAGTGACTCATTAAGCAAGTCCACGTCACTGAGTGAATCGACAAGTAAAAGTACGTCAATGTCGGATAGTACAAGTAACTCGTTGAGCGTTTCGACAAGCACGTCATTAAGTGACTCAACAAGCAAGTCCACGTCACTGAGTGCATCGACAAGTGAAAGTACGTCAACATCAGATAGTACGAGCAGTTCGTTGAGTCAATCGACAAGTACGTCGTTAAGCGATTCAACGAGTGTATCTGAAAGTACGTCGAAGAGTGACTCGTTGAGTAAGTCAACATCACTGAGTGTGTCGACAAACGAAAGTACATCAACATCAGATAGTACGAGCAGTTCGTTGAGTCAATCGACAAGTACGTCATTAAGCGATTCAACAAGCGAGTCTGAGAGCAAGTCAACAAGTCAATCGACGAGTGACTCGTTAAGCACCTCAACGTCATTGAGTATGTCGACAAGCGAAAGTACGTCAACATCAGATAGTACGAGCAGTTCGTTGAGCAAGTCAACAAGCACGTCGTTAAGCGATTCAACAAGCGAGTCTGAAAGTGTGTCAACAAGTCAGTCGACAAGTGATTCGTTGAGTACGTCCACATCATTGAGCATGTCAACGAGCGAAAGCACATCAACATCAGATAGTACGAGCAGTTCGTTGAGTCGATCGACAAGTACATCATTAAGCGATTCAACAAGCGAGTCTGAGAGCAAGTCAACAAGTCAATCGACGAGTGACTCGTTAAGCACCTCAACGTCATTGAGTATGTCGACAAGCGAAAGTACGTCAACATCAGATAGTACGAGCAGTTCGTTGAGTCGATCGACAAGTACATCATTAAGCGATTCAACGAGCAAATCAGAGAGTGTCTCAACAAGTCAGTCTACAAGCGACTCGTTAAGTACCTCAACGTCATTGAGTGCATCGACAAGTGAAAGTACGTCAACATCGGATAGTACGAGCAGTTCGTTGAGCAAGTCAACAAGCACGTCGTTAAGCGATTCAACAAGCGAATCTGAGAGCAAGTCAACAAGTCAGTCGACGAGTGACTCGTTAAGCACCTCAACGTCATTGAGTATGTCGACAAGCGAAAGTACGTCAACATCAGATAGTACGAGCAGTTCGTTGAGCGTCTCGACAAGCACATCATTAAGTGACTCAACAAGCAAGTCCGATAGTACGTCGACGAGTGATTCTTTAAGCACATCAACATCACTGAGTGTGTCGACAAGTGAAAGCACGTCAACATCGGATAGTACGAGCAGTTCGCTAAGCGTCTCGGCAAGTACGTCATTAAGCGATTCAACAAGTGAATCTGAGAGTGTATCAATAAGTCAATCAACAAGCGATTCATTAAGTACATCAACATCATTGAGTGCATCGACAAGTGAAAGCACGTCCACGTCCGATAGTATGAGTAGTTCGTTAAGTCAATCGACGAGTGACTCTTTAAGTACGTCAACATCAGATAGTACGAGCAGTTCGTTGAGCACATCGACAAGTACATCATTGAGTGATTCAACAAGTGAATCTGATAGTGTGTCAACAAGTCAGTCGATGAGCGATTCTTTAAGCACCTCAACGTCATTGAGTGCGTCGACAAGTGAAAGTACGTCAACATCGGATAGTACGAGCAGTTCGCTAAGCGTCTCGGCAAGTACGTCATTAAGCGATTCAACAAGTGAATCTGAGAGTGTATCAATAAGTCAATCAACAAGCGATTCATTAAGTACATCAACATCATTGAGTGCATCGACAAGTAAAAGTACGTCAACATCAGATAGCACGAGTAGTTCGTTGAGCACCTCGACAAGCACGTCATTAAGTGATTCAACAAGTGAATCTGATAGTGTGTCAACAAGTCAGTCGATGAGCGATTCTTTAAGTACGTCCACATCATTGAGTGCATCGACAAGTGAAAGCGCGTCAACATCAGATAGCGCAAGTAGCTCGCTGAGTACATCGACATCGGATAGTACAAGTAGCTCGTTGAGCACGTCAACAAGCACATCGTTAAGTGATTCAACAAGTGAATCTGAGAGCAAGTCAACAAGTCAGTCTACAAGCGACTTGTTAAGTACCTCAACGTCATTGAGTGCATCGACAAGTGAAAGCGCGTCAACATCAGATAGTGCAAGTAGCTCGCTGAGTACATCGATAAGTACATCATTAAGCGATTCAACGAGCGAGTCTGAGAGCAAGTCAACAAGTCAATCAACGAGTGATTCGTTAAGCACATCAACGTCATTGAGTACGTCGACAAGCGAAAGTACATCGACATCGGATAGTACAAGTAGCTCGTTGAGCACGTCAACAAGCACGTCGTTAAGCGATTCAACAAGTGAATCTGATAGTGTGTCAACAAGTCAATCGACGAGCGATTCGTTAAGCATATCAACGTCACTAAGTGATTCAACAAGTGAAAGTACATCAACATCAGGTAGTACGAGCAGTTCGCTGAGCGACTCAACAAGTACATCATTAAGCAAGTCAACAAGTGAGAGTACATCGACATCGGATAGTATAAGTAGCTCGCTGAGCGACTCGACAAGTACGTCAACATCAGATAGCACGAGCAGCTCGTTGAGCACATCGACAAGTACATCATTAAGTGATTCAACAAGTGATTCGTTGAGCACGTCAACAAGCACATCGTTAAGGGGTTCAACAAGTGACTCGCTAAGTACATCCACGTCACTGAGTACGTCAACAAGCGAAAGTACTTCTACATCAGGAAGTACAAGCAGTTCATTGAGTGTTTCAACGAGTATGTCAATAGATAGCATCGCGCAAGTTTCGAGTAAAAGTGATGCGACAGAGTCGTTGCCAGATACAGGCGTGAAAGCACCGACACGAAGTTTTGTGTCTGGGGTGATGGCAATGATGTTAGGTTTGTTCTTGTTTAAAAAATTAAAAAAAGATAAGCAAGTACGCGATCGTAATAATGAAGATCAATAA
- a CDS encoding transcription repressor NadR: protein MNSADKRRAQIIECLEASEQPIKGYELSRRFGVSRQVIVKDISYLKTQNYTIHSSSKGYYMHVQSQGRPFKRMIICQHEKSEIEAELKTIVENGAMIDNVSVEHPVYGTLQAELMIETLDHIDTFVANMNKYQGTMLAQLTDMVHLHTISADSEKILDNAVRDLQQQGFLVDIEDNGTRRTHSEI, encoded by the coding sequence ATGAATTCAGCTGATAAAAGAAGAGCACAAATTATTGAATGTCTTGAAGCGTCAGAGCAACCCATTAAAGGCTATGAGCTCAGTCGTCGATTTGGCGTATCACGACAAGTCATCGTTAAAGACATCTCGTATCTTAAAACACAAAATTATACGATTCACTCCTCTAGTAAGGGGTACTATATGCATGTCCAATCGCAAGGGAGACCTTTTAAACGAATGATTATATGTCAGCATGAAAAATCAGAAATCGAAGCAGAACTGAAGACAATTGTAGAAAATGGTGCGATGATTGATAACGTTTCAGTCGAACATCCTGTATACGGTACATTACAAGCCGAATTAATGATTGAAACGCTCGACCATATCGATACGTTTGTGGCTAACATGAATAAATATCAAGGAACGATGTTAGCACAATTAACGGACATGGTGCATCTGCATACGATATCTGCAGATTCTGAAAAGATATTAGACAATGCTGTCAGAGATTTACAACAGCAAGGGTTTTTAGTCGATATAGAAGACAATGGCACGAGACGCACACATTCTGAAATCTAA
- a CDS encoding cysteine desulfurase family protein, whose protein sequence is MIYLDNAATTQPTEEVLAVYHKAQSQLFYNSESLHVGGEQVKAALQQARQYVQHVFQTTKEVRFGTSGSNVNDMAIRLYLDHLTQGTIWVSPYEHPSIAAALERYQNNFKIEIMPLTADGTLDLATWQSRVTAETVLIIAQHVNSETGYQLPIHQIGAIAKQHQIPFHVDGVQAVKKIAPFDMTSCTSYTFSGHKFHGTKGCGVLMIEDAFIHPLNQHYFHETGLRNGTLDVPSILALVQALNISTDIMHLQTLHQYAKARATALGFTALTYNAQAPHILGLLTPKFEGQYIMQMLSNRNICISTGTACGHGIMLSDGLMHKIAAVQGEVDQYLRLSFSCLTTVEEIDQCFDVMKKMIHEGGSE, encoded by the coding sequence ATGATTTATTTGGATAACGCTGCGACAACGCAACCTACTGAAGAAGTATTAGCGGTCTACCATAAAGCACAAAGTCAATTGTTCTATAACAGCGAAAGTTTACACGTTGGTGGTGAACAGGTTAAAGCTGCATTACAGCAAGCACGTCAGTACGTACAACATGTTTTTCAAACAACAAAAGAAGTCCGATTTGGAACAAGTGGTTCAAACGTCAATGACATGGCCATCCGTTTATATTTGGATCATCTGACACAGGGAACGATATGGGTCTCTCCGTATGAACACCCGTCTATTGCGGCCGCGTTAGAACGATATCAAAACAATTTTAAAATTGAGATTATGCCGCTAACTGCTGATGGCACGCTCGATCTAGCAACATGGCAATCGCGTGTGACAGCAGAGACGGTTTTGATTATTGCACAACATGTCAACTCTGAAACGGGTTATCAGCTTCCGATTCATCAAATTGGAGCGATTGCAAAACAGCATCAAATTCCTTTTCATGTTGACGGTGTTCAAGCGGTCAAAAAAATAGCACCATTTGATATGACATCTTGTACGTCATATACATTTTCAGGTCATAAATTTCACGGTACCAAAGGCTGTGGGGTGTTGATGATAGAGGATGCTTTCATTCATCCATTAAATCAACACTACTTCCACGAAACAGGGTTACGTAATGGCACGTTAGATGTTCCGAGCATTTTAGCGCTCGTTCAAGCATTAAACATTTCGACGGATATCATGCATCTCCAAACGTTGCACCAATATGCGAAAGCACGCGCCACGGCTTTGGGATTTACAGCGCTGACTTATAACGCGCAAGCGCCACATATTTTAGGGCTACTCACACCAAAATTTGAAGGACAATATATCATGCAAATGTTGTCTAATCGGAATATTTGTATTTCTACTGGAACCGCTTGTGGTCATGGTATAATGTTAAGTGATGGTTTAATGCACAAAATCGCTGCAGTACAAGGTGAAGTCGATCAATATTTAAGGTTGTCCTTTTCATGTTTAACAACCGTGGAAGAAATCGATCAGTGTTTTGATGTGATGAAAAAAATGATTCATGAAGGAGGTTCTGAATGA
- a CDS encoding L-aspartate oxidase — protein MHIIIIGSGIAALSCMKQLHNVSKITCITQSRHSNNSSYQAQGGICFSKYEYDDGQSHIEDTFHAGDGLGDRTVIQTLIKQSHSVIQQLIDEGLPFDRDDQGHLLYAMEGAHQHPRILHANGDQTGRIIMQHLASSLTAKPIVLYEHHVVIDLLKNAHGEACGVVTIDEKGQFQHISGDAVICATGGVSNLFTPHSSPLSPLSTGAVIAFHHHVPLQNMEMIQFHPTLLGTPQKAGGLISEAVRGAGATFVNDAGINFMDEVHPMKSLAPRDITSRMIFRQQQLGHQCYLDIRPVTHFEQRFPTITQAIRRYDATIFDTQRIPVTLGAHYTIGGISADTNGCTALPRFFAIGEAACTHFHGANRLASNSLLEGLVMGVNCATYIQHHLSPVKGEGSPQSLAIPHISDKVVQTLQQQSFSVLGVERHGPVMQRFKARLEKTLHEAPEVTQITKTVWQRYCTVKLLQIITSAALERQTSRGVHYRCDHPHVDTNHQYDMTEIYNGGTHHVKSIARKREATTVLHRG, from the coding sequence ATGCACATCATCATTATTGGAAGTGGGATTGCAGCCTTATCATGTATGAAACAACTTCACAATGTTTCCAAAATTACCTGTATCACGCAAAGTCGGCATTCGAACAATAGTAGCTATCAAGCACAAGGGGGCATTTGTTTTTCAAAATATGAATATGATGACGGTCAAAGCCATATTGAAGATACATTCCATGCAGGAGATGGCTTAGGGGATCGGACGGTCATTCAGACATTGATTAAACAAAGTCATTCGGTGATACAGCAACTCATTGATGAAGGACTTCCTTTTGATCGAGATGACCAAGGGCATTTGCTTTACGCTATGGAGGGGGCGCACCAACATCCAAGAATTCTACACGCAAACGGGGATCAAACGGGCCGTATCATCATGCAACATTTAGCTTCATCTTTAACTGCGAAGCCCATTGTCCTTTATGAACATCATGTCGTCATTGACCTTTTAAAAAATGCACATGGAGAAGCCTGTGGTGTGGTCACTATAGATGAGAAAGGGCAGTTTCAACATATAAGCGGCGATGCGGTGATATGTGCGACCGGTGGGGTCAGCAACTTGTTCACACCGCATTCCAGTCCACTATCGCCCCTATCAACAGGTGCTGTCATCGCATTCCATCACCACGTTCCGCTTCAAAATATGGAAATGATACAATTTCATCCGACTTTACTTGGAACACCACAAAAAGCAGGGGGACTGATTTCTGAAGCCGTCCGTGGTGCAGGGGCGACATTCGTCAATGATGCCGGTATCAATTTTATGGATGAGGTCCATCCTATGAAAAGTCTCGCGCCGAGAGATATCACAAGTCGGATGATTTTTCGCCAACAACAACTTGGACACCAGTGTTATTTAGATATCCGTCCTGTCACCCATTTTGAACAACGTTTTCCTACTATCACACAAGCCATTCGACGCTACGACGCCACGATTTTTGACACACAGCGTATTCCTGTGACGCTCGGTGCGCATTACACAATCGGTGGAATTAGTGCAGATACGAACGGTTGTACCGCATTACCACGCTTTTTTGCAATTGGTGAAGCGGCATGTACCCATTTCCACGGCGCAAATCGTTTAGCTAGCAATTCATTGTTGGAAGGCCTTGTCATGGGAGTCAACTGTGCAACGTATATTCAACATCATTTATCACCCGTTAAAGGCGAAGGATCTCCTCAATCTTTAGCTATACCTCACATCAGTGATAAAGTAGTCCAAACGCTACAACAACAAAGTTTTTCTGTACTCGGCGTCGAACGACATGGGCCTGTTATGCAACGTTTTAAAGCACGATTGGAGAAGACACTACATGAGGCGCCAGAAGTGACACAAATCACCAAAACAGTGTGGCAACGTTATTGTACAGTCAAATTATTACAAATTATCACAAGTGCGGCACTAGAACGTCAAACATCTCGCGGTGTGCATTACCGATGTGATCACCCTCATGTTGACACAAATCATCAGTATGATATGACTGAAATTTATAATGGAGGCACGCATCATGTTAAATCGATTGCTCGTAAAAGAGAAGCTACAACAGTTTTACATAGAGGATAA
- the nadC gene encoding carboxylating nicotinate-nucleotide diphosphorylase, whose amino-acid sequence MLNRLLVKEKLQQFYIEDNQQGDLATRIFDRQTQGTLTLISKAPGIFCGTDIIEEGFKLLEPTATVEMAIAEGAHVTPGTVIARITAPIYALLTMERIVLNLIQRMSGIATMTHQMVTRIAHTTTRLVDTRKTTPGLAIFEKYAVTVGGGLNHRRSLNDGLMLKDNHIDYSTSITAAIQEAKKWLGPMDKIEVEIENEAMLIAAVQAGVDIIMFDNCTPEWIKAHIHHVPASIQTEASGNITEANITDYAATGVDFISMGALFYGQKALDISAKVVI is encoded by the coding sequence ATGTTAAATCGATTGCTCGTAAAAGAGAAGCTACAACAGTTTTACATAGAGGATAACCAACAAGGCGACTTAGCAACACGCATCTTTGATCGTCAAACCCAGGGAACACTCACACTGATTTCTAAAGCGCCAGGGATCTTCTGTGGTACGGATATTATAGAAGAAGGATTCAAATTGCTAGAACCCACAGCCACTGTCGAAATGGCCATAGCCGAGGGGGCACACGTCACACCTGGTACTGTGATTGCACGAATTACCGCGCCCATTTATGCACTGCTTACTATGGAACGGATCGTCTTAAATTTGATTCAACGGATGTCCGGTATCGCTACAATGACCCATCAAATGGTGACTCGGATTGCACACACAACAACACGTCTTGTCGATACGCGTAAGACGACGCCCGGGCTTGCAATTTTTGAAAAATACGCCGTCACTGTCGGGGGTGGACTCAATCATCGCCGTTCACTCAACGATGGTTTGATGCTCAAAGACAATCATATTGACTACAGCACCTCTATCACAGCGGCCATTCAAGAAGCCAAAAAATGGTTAGGTCCTATGGATAAAATTGAAGTTGAAATTGAAAATGAAGCGATGCTCATCGCAGCCGTTCAAGCCGGCGTCGATATCATTATGTTTGATAACTGTACACCCGAATGGATCAAAGCACATATTCATCACGTCCCGGCATCCATTCAAACTGAAGCATCTGGAAATATAACTGAAGCGAACATCACAGATTACGCGGCAACAGGCGTCGACTTCATCTCCATGGGCGCCTTGTTTTACGGGCAAAAAGCACTCGATATTTCAGCAAAGGTTGTGATATAA
- the nadA gene encoding quinolinate synthase NadA yields MFNPIQSIPERYLKMSQTALEQHIQRIKDELGTRLFMPTHHYQKDEVVQFADVTGDSLELARICKNNREADYFVFNGVHFMAETADILTDAHQHIYLPDLTAGCSMADMANINQVRHCHEVLTQTYQFDILPLTYVNSTAAIKKYVGQHEGTCLTSGNAKAVVNWALEQHKMILFLPDQHLGRNTAYELGVPLEQMALWDPIEKRLTYEGDLKDLRLILWKGHCSVHEKFRKTHIEQARQQNPDVNIIVHPECPFDVVQAADEAGSTRYIIDAIQHAPAGSHWRIGTEMNLVHRLKMTHPELHIESLNPLMCACLTMNRIDLPHLAWCLDKILNDQHDNIIKVDDETAYYAKKSLDRMLSIV; encoded by the coding sequence ATGTTTAATCCGATTCAATCCATTCCAGAACGGTATCTCAAAATGTCTCAAACCGCGTTAGAACAGCACATTCAACGTATTAAAGATGAACTAGGGACACGTTTATTTATGCCCACACATCATTATCAAAAAGATGAAGTCGTCCAATTTGCAGATGTGACGGGTGATTCACTTGAACTGGCTCGAATTTGTAAAAACAATCGCGAAGCAGACTATTTTGTTTTTAACGGCGTCCACTTTATGGCTGAAACTGCTGACATTTTGACAGACGCACACCAACATATTTACCTGCCTGATTTAACTGCGGGCTGTTCTATGGCGGACATGGCGAACATCAATCAAGTACGACATTGTCACGAAGTACTGACACAAACGTATCAATTCGATATTTTACCCCTCACATATGTGAACTCGACAGCAGCCATCAAAAAATATGTCGGTCAACATGAAGGTACATGTCTGACGAGTGGCAACGCAAAAGCTGTCGTCAATTGGGCGCTTGAACAGCATAAAATGATTCTTTTTCTCCCCGATCAGCATCTGGGGCGCAACACGGCGTACGAATTAGGTGTGCCACTTGAACAAATGGCGCTGTGGGATCCCATTGAAAAGCGTTTGACGTATGAAGGAGATTTAAAAGATTTACGCCTTATTTTATGGAAAGGGCATTGTTCTGTTCATGAAAAGTTTCGGAAAACACATATCGAACAAGCACGTCAGCAAAATCCTGATGTGAACATTATCGTCCATCCCGAATGTCCATTTGATGTCGTTCAAGCAGCCGATGAGGCAGGATCTACGCGCTATATCATCGATGCCATTCAGCACGCACCCGCAGGCTCACATTGGCGGATTGGAACGGAAATGAATTTAGTACACCGCTTAAAAATGACACACCCTGAACTTCATATTGAATCATTAAATCCTTTGATGTGCGCATGTCTGACGATGAACCGCATTGATTTACCACATCTTGCATGGTGTCTCGATAAAATTTTAAACGACCAGCATGACAATATAATCAAAGTGGATGATGAAACCGCCTATTATGCAAAAAAAAGTTTAGATCGCATGTTATCCATCGTCTAA